The following are encoded in a window of Pseudalgibacter alginicilyticus genomic DNA:
- a CDS encoding S9 family peptidase, with protein MLFFLNHRFFSLFFWLFIFSQLNFGQQQKPLTLKDYAQWKSINNTAISPDGVWMTYAYKPNEGDAKLYIRRLNGDTLRTVINGKEVSFSSDSNWLAFLVDPTKKMADKLKASKKPILSDLQIVHLDTNVVSVVKTVKSFKFSKTSKFIAVHKQPNNTKADYKGSDLLLKDLESNKTLNIGNVSAYAFNKEGTLLSYLIDAEDDYGNGLYVVDLNDFRIRPLHTGSYTYSQMTWNKETNQIAVLFGGKKKGNVERDNTVYWTSNLISGMTTPIVHNQYSVTEDADFPKNMVISEYSKLTWNKEGTQLLHGVKAQQTELKKADEQKANVDVWHWKDERVQSRQIVQAGRDRKSNFKAVLNLENKTFIQLENEDMPSVNYSENSLWAIGKLDTLYRKNVGIPGGYTDLYSINTQTGKKELIAEKVYRYMGMSPNGEWVLFSKEGDVIGYNFEQGKLSNLTAKTGISFINEDYDKPVEKPTYGVAGWSKDGNTLILNHEYDLWTIALNSDEVVNLTQGIGNDENIRFRLIQLDPEAKTFDLMEPLLLSAYGDFTKKSGYYKVKFGEKPEMLCYENKMITGITKARKADKLIYKAQSFEDFPDYWLTDLSFKKPKKITNANPQQSKYKWGKRILVDYTDERGHALQATLALPADYDSNKKYPMIVYFYEKMSHMHHLYSMPKYDDRPHASTYASNGYLVLMPDIVFDVGMPGSSALDDVTSAAKEVVKLGYADPDKIGLQGHSWGGYESSFIVTQTDMFAAVVTGAPLTNLVSMYNIAYKSSGILNSPIIEWSQGRMGVSPWQNMELYLSQSPLHHAHKIKTPFLILHGTSDGAVDWNQGLEFYSAARRLGKEVILLSYPNEPHHLSKKDNQKDFQIRMKQYFDYYLKGDIAPIWMKEGVNHLDKKRLGPEILEKID; from the coding sequence ATGTTATTCTTCTTAAATCACCGTTTTTTTTCTTTGTTTTTTTGGCTTTTTATTTTTAGTCAATTAAATTTTGGTCAACAGCAAAAACCTTTAACACTTAAAGATTATGCACAATGGAAAAGCATAAATAATACAGCTATTTCCCCTGACGGAGTCTGGATGACATATGCTTACAAACCAAATGAAGGGGATGCAAAATTGTACATCCGTAGACTTAACGGTGACACCTTACGTACAGTAATAAATGGAAAAGAAGTTAGTTTTTCATCAGATAGTAACTGGTTGGCTTTTTTAGTAGATCCAACAAAAAAAATGGCAGATAAACTTAAGGCATCTAAAAAACCTATTTTAAGTGATTTGCAAATAGTACATCTTGATACCAATGTGGTATCTGTTGTTAAAACTGTAAAGAGTTTTAAGTTTTCAAAAACATCTAAATTTATAGCTGTTCACAAACAGCCTAACAACACTAAAGCAGATTATAAAGGAAGTGATTTACTACTTAAAGATTTAGAAAGCAATAAAACACTTAATATAGGTAATGTATCTGCTTATGCTTTTAATAAAGAAGGTACGCTTCTTTCTTATTTGATTGATGCGGAGGACGATTATGGTAATGGTCTTTATGTTGTTGATTTAAATGATTTTCGTATTAGGCCATTACATACAGGTAGCTATACGTATTCTCAGATGACTTGGAATAAGGAAACAAACCAAATAGCAGTATTATTTGGGGGCAAAAAAAAGGGAAATGTAGAGAGAGACAACACTGTTTATTGGACTTCAAATCTTATTTCAGGTATGACAACTCCAATAGTACATAACCAATATTCAGTAACTGAAGATGCTGATTTTCCTAAAAATATGGTGATTAGTGAGTACTCTAAATTAACTTGGAATAAAGAAGGAACACAGTTACTCCATGGGGTTAAGGCTCAGCAAACCGAATTAAAAAAAGCAGATGAGCAAAAAGCAAATGTAGATGTTTGGCACTGGAAAGATGAGCGTGTACAGTCGCGTCAAATAGTACAAGCGGGAAGAGATAGGAAATCAAATTTTAAAGCTGTTTTAAATCTTGAAAATAAGACATTTATTCAATTGGAAAATGAAGACATGCCTTCTGTTAATTATTCTGAAAATAGTCTATGGGCAATTGGAAAATTGGATACTCTTTATCGTAAAAACGTAGGTATACCTGGAGGTTATACAGATTTGTATAGTATTAATACTCAAACAGGAAAAAAGGAATTAATAGCAGAAAAAGTATATAGATATATGGGCATGTCTCCAAATGGAGAGTGGGTGCTTTTTTCAAAAGAAGGTGATGTAATAGGCTATAATTTTGAGCAAGGGAAGTTATCCAATTTAACTGCAAAAACGGGTATAAGTTTTATAAATGAAGATTATGATAAACCAGTTGAAAAACCTACTTATGGTGTAGCTGGATGGTCTAAAGATGGGAATACATTAATCCTAAATCATGAATATGATTTATGGACCATTGCACTTAATTCTGATGAAGTAGTAAACTTAACCCAAGGTATCGGTAATGATGAAAATATCCGTTTTAGATTGATACAACTGGATCCAGAAGCTAAGACTTTTGATTTAATGGAACCTTTATTGCTTTCAGCTTATGGTGATTTCACAAAAAAATCAGGATACTATAAAGTTAAATTTGGAGAAAAACCTGAGATGTTATGTTATGAAAATAAAATGATAACAGGAATTACCAAGGCAAGAAAAGCAGATAAGCTTATTTACAAAGCTCAGAGTTTTGAAGATTTTCCTGATTATTGGCTAACCGATTTATCCTTTAAAAAACCTAAAAAAATAACTAATGCCAATCCACAACAGTCTAAATATAAATGGGGAAAAAGAATATTAGTCGATTATACAGATGAGCGAGGTCATGCATTACAGGCTACCTTAGCATTACCAGCAGATTATGATTCGAATAAAAAATATCCAATGATTGTCTATTTCTATGAAAAAATGTCTCATATGCACCACTTATACTCTATGCCCAAATATGATGATAGGCCACACGCATCTACATATGCAAGTAATGGCTATTTAGTTTTAATGCCAGATATTGTGTTTGACGTGGGGATGCCCGGCTCATCAGCATTGGATGATGTTACAAGTGCTGCAAAAGAAGTTGTTAAATTAGGATATGCCGATCCAGACAAAATAGGGTTACAAGGACATAGTTGGGGAGGATATGAATCTTCTTTTATTGTTACTCAAACAGATATGTTTGCTGCAGTAGTTACGGGAGCGCCGTTAACCAATTTAGTTAGTATGTACAATATTGCATATAAAAGTTCAGGCATTTTGAATAGCCCAATTATAGAATGGTCTCAAGGAAGAATGGGGGTGAGTCCATGGCAAAATATGGAATTATATCTTAGCCAATCTCCTTTACATCATGCTCATAAAATTAAAACGCCTTTTCTTATTCTTCATGGGACTAGTGATGGTGCTGTGGATTGGAATCAAGGTTTAGAGTTTTATTCGGCCGCAAGACGACTTGGTAAAGAAGTTATTTTATTATCCTATCCAAATGAACCTCACCACTTAAGTAAAAAGGATAATCAAAAAGATTTTCAAATCCGGATGAAACAGTATTTTGATTATTATCTTAAAGGAGATATAGCTCCAATTTGGATGAAAGAAGGAGTAAATCACTTAGATAAAAAACGTTTGGGACCTGAGATTTTAGAAAAAATTGATTAA
- a CDS encoding metallophosphoesterase — protein MKKTLLIFLLFVVTACATYKSNQNQLINTPFVEGINNETTNIFLIGDAGKLEDDGTPPKALLSIQEHFPKANEDDILLFLGDNIYPKGMPSKNNKQAKHILQTQINVAETFPGKVMFIPGNHDWYSGIKGLKRQEDMVEEALGKNTFLPENGCPIEKVNISDDIVLLVVDSHWYITNWNKQPTINDDCEIKSRSLFLDEFRDEIKKARGKTTLVAIHHPMYTNGPHGGNYSFVDHLKPLPVLGTLKNIIRSTSGISNADISNHFYNELRKNLIAAAQQNNNVIFLSGHEHNLQFIEHDNLTQIVSGSGSKENPTRVKNDGNQFGLGVNGYAVLNINKNKSSNVQFINAISNEVVFRKTIQEATHTNLIDYPKRFNDSILASVYNKKEVEKSKFYKMLWGNRYRKYFNIEVKAKTVDLDTFYGGLIPIRKGGGTQSKSLRLRANDGKEYVMRAVKKSATQYIQAAMFKDHFVEGQFDDTATESLVKDVFTGSHPYAPLVISTLSDAVDVYHLNPQLLYVPKQNTLGRFNSEFGNELYLFEEHASDGHVELAGGNFTGDIISTIDMMEDLHSDEDVILDQVSYIRARLFDMLIGDWDRHQDQWRWMEFKEKGKKIYRPLPRDRDQAFSIMSDGFMLGAAVALIPPARVLRKYSTDLKDVKGVNAEPYPLDMAFLVDIDKKTWDEQVDFITKQVTDSVINIAFSKIPQEVQDSSIDKIKKILKQRRANLQKIADRYYKLTSKYAVFTATNKDDYIKIISNENGAVTVEMYRKKDDTIKDRFHYRKHQPEETKEIWIYGLDDDDTFEVIGKSKKIKIRLIGGQNNDAYKVAEGTNVYIYDYESKKNDVLEAKKAKIKLTDDYETNVYDYKKLKANSNQIIPTIGANPDDGLKLGFSNIYTVNGFKRNPYTSQHQFKANYYFATKGYELNYHGEFAHVINNFNFVLGVNFQSPNFSQNFFGYGNETPNFDDDYGLNYNRVKIRNFSVAPGLVWNSKRGSKLSMGLSYESIEIHQTHNRFVDGNPQLPNYIFDEVQFGGVNATFEFLNFDNNAYPTMGMSFDVSIGLKSNLDEKGRTYGYLIPKWSIAHKLSSSGKLVLATTVKGHVNFSDDFEFYQAATIGGLDGLRGFRNQRFTGKQAFYQNTDIRYSFSNLKTLIIPIKMGVYGSFDYGRVWLPNFDYSEKWHNTYGGGFFVNMAEIMSLNLGAFNSSDGLRVAFGLGFGF, from the coding sequence ATGAAAAAAACGTTACTTATTTTCTTGCTCTTTGTGGTAACAGCCTGTGCTACATATAAATCCAATCAAAACCAACTAATAAATACCCCTTTTGTTGAAGGTATAAATAATGAAACCACTAATATTTTTTTAATTGGTGACGCAGGGAAACTGGAAGATGATGGTACACCACCAAAGGCTTTACTTTCTATTCAGGAGCATTTTCCTAAAGCAAATGAAGATGATATTCTTTTATTTTTAGGAGATAATATCTATCCAAAAGGAATGCCTTCTAAAAATAATAAACAAGCAAAACACATACTACAAACACAAATAAATGTTGCCGAAACGTTTCCTGGAAAAGTAATGTTTATTCCTGGAAATCACGATTGGTATAGTGGTATTAAAGGGTTAAAGCGTCAAGAAGACATGGTGGAAGAAGCTTTAGGAAAAAATACATTTTTACCTGAAAATGGGTGTCCTATTGAAAAAGTAAATATAAGTGATGATATTGTGTTGCTGGTGGTTGATTCACACTGGTATATTACCAATTGGAACAAACAGCCCACTATTAATGACGATTGTGAAATTAAATCACGATCTCTTTTTTTAGACGAATTTAGAGATGAAATAAAAAAAGCACGAGGAAAAACCACTTTAGTAGCTATTCATCATCCTATGTATACCAATGGTCCACATGGAGGTAATTATAGTTTTGTTGATCATTTGAAACCGCTTCCTGTTTTAGGAACATTAAAAAACATTATTAGAAGTACAAGCGGCATATCAAATGCTGATATTTCTAATCATTTTTATAATGAATTACGTAAAAACTTAATAGCTGCAGCACAACAAAACAATAATGTTATTTTTCTTTCTGGGCATGAACATAATTTGCAGTTTATTGAACACGACAATTTAACGCAGATAGTTAGTGGTTCTGGTTCTAAAGAAAACCCTACAAGAGTTAAAAACGATGGCAATCAATTTGGCTTAGGTGTTAATGGTTATGCCGTGCTAAATATCAATAAAAATAAGTCTTCTAATGTACAATTTATTAATGCAATTTCTAATGAAGTAGTTTTTAGAAAAACAATCCAAGAAGCTACCCATACAAACTTAATTGACTACCCTAAAAGGTTTAATGACTCAATTTTAGCTTCTGTGTATAATAAAAAAGAAGTTGAAAAATCAAAGTTTTATAAAATGCTTTGGGGTAATCGATACCGAAAATATTTTAATATAGAAGTAAAAGCCAAAACAGTTGATTTAGATACTTTTTATGGAGGCTTAATACCTATAAGAAAAGGGGGGGGGACACAATCTAAATCGTTACGCTTAAGGGCAAATGATGGCAAAGAATATGTTATGCGTGCGGTTAAAAAAAGCGCAACACAGTACATTCAAGCTGCTATGTTTAAAGATCATTTTGTAGAAGGTCAATTTGATGATACAGCTACAGAGTCACTCGTTAAAGATGTATTTACAGGTTCTCATCCATATGCTCCTTTAGTTATTAGTACACTTTCTGATGCTGTAGATGTGTATCATTTAAATCCACAATTATTATACGTTCCAAAGCAAAATACTTTAGGTCGTTTTAATTCTGAATTTGGTAACGAATTATATTTATTTGAGGAACATGCTTCAGATGGACATGTTGAACTTGCAGGAGGAAACTTTACTGGTGATATTATCAGCACAATTGATATGATGGAAGATTTGCATTCAGATGAAGATGTCATATTAGATCAAGTGAGTTATATCCGAGCCCGATTATTTGATATGCTTATAGGTGATTGGGATCGTCATCAAGACCAATGGCGTTGGATGGAGTTTAAAGAAAAAGGTAAAAAAATATACAGACCTTTACCAAGAGACCGTGATCAAGCTTTTTCTATAATGTCTGATGGTTTTATGCTTGGGGCTGCTGTAGCTCTAATTCCTCCTGCAAGAGTATTGCGAAAATACAGTACAGATTTAAAAGATGTAAAAGGCGTAAATGCCGAACCTTATCCTTTGGATATGGCATTTTTAGTTGATATTGATAAAAAAACTTGGGATGAGCAAGTGGATTTTATTACCAAACAGGTTACTGATAGTGTTATAAATATTGCATTCTCAAAAATACCTCAAGAAGTACAAGATTCAAGTATTGATAAAATAAAAAAGATTTTAAAACAACGACGAGCAAATCTTCAAAAAATAGCTGATAGATACTATAAGTTAACATCTAAATATGCTGTTTTTACAGCTACAAATAAAGATGATTACATTAAGATTATATCGAATGAAAATGGAGCTGTAACGGTTGAAATGTATCGAAAAAAAGATGATACTATTAAAGATCGATTTCACTACAGAAAACACCAACCTGAGGAAACAAAAGAAATATGGATTTACGGTTTGGATGATGATGACACCTTTGAGGTTATAGGAAAAAGTAAAAAAATAAAAATCCGTTTAATTGGAGGGCAAAATAACGATGCATACAAGGTAGCAGAAGGGACCAATGTTTATATATATGATTATGAATCAAAAAAGAATGATGTGTTGGAGGCAAAAAAAGCAAAAATTAAGCTTACAGATGACTATGAAACAAATGTGTATGATTACAAAAAATTAAAAGCTAATTCAAATCAAATTATTCCTACAATAGGTGCTAATCCTGATGATGGATTAAAACTTGGTTTTTCTAATATTTACACGGTGAATGGTTTTAAACGTAATCCATACACAAGTCAGCACCAATTTAAAGCTAATTATTATTTTGCTACCAAGGGTTATGAACTAAATTATCATGGTGAATTTGCTCATGTTATTAATAATTTTAACTTTGTTTTAGGAGTGAATTTTCAAAGTCCAAATTTTAGTCAGAATTTCTTTGGATATGGAAATGAAACCCCCAATTTTGATGATGATTATGGATTGAATTACAATCGAGTTAAAATTAGAAACTTTTCTGTAGCACCTGGATTGGTATGGAATTCTAAACGAGGAAGCAAACTAAGTATGGGGCTAAGTTATGAATCTATAGAAATCCATCAAACCCACAACCGCTTTGTGGATGGAAATCCTCAGTTACCTAACTATATTTTTGATGAAGTTCAATTTGGAGGTGTTAACGCAACATTTGAGTTTTTAAATTTTGATAATAATGCTTATCCAACTATGGGTATGTCTTTTGATGTATCAATTGGTTTAAAAAGTAATTTGGATGAAAAGGGGAGAACTTATGGTTACTTAATACCTAAATGGAGTATCGCTCATAAACTGTCATCTTCAGGGAAATTGGTTTTAGCTACAACTGTTAAAGGTCATGTTAATTTTAGTGATGACTTTGAATTTTATCAAGCAGCCACTATTGGAGGCTTAGATGGTTTAAGAGGTTTTAGAAACCAACGATTTACAGGCAAACAAGCATTTTATCAAAATACAGATATTCGATACAGTTTTAGTAATCTAAAAACTTTAATCATTCCTATTAAAATGGGGGTTTATGGTAGTTTTGATTACGGAAGAGTTTGGCTGCCTAATTTTGACTATTCTGAAAAATGGCATAATACCTACGGTGGTGGTTTTTTTGTAAATATGGCCGAAATAATGTCGTTAAACCTTGGAGCATTTAACTCATCAGATGGTTTGCGAGTTGCTTTTGGTTTGGGTTTTGGATTTTAA
- a CDS encoding Pycsar system effector family protein: MENIILQAENFVLQLFETKLSANNFYHNIDHTKRVVKRITQLAEWEGCNEREKEILELTAWFHDTGYVVTNDGHEEESAKIAEEFLTSNQFSLSDIALVKKLIFVTKKGAVPITKLEKIAKDADCSHLASDDYFEISNLLKKEIVLKNNTPILDLDWLEANKEFFENQQFYTQSALLKWQPYKELNARELDAKILKIKTKQQVKLNNKRTGRGVETMFRTTLKNHIELSAIADTKANILLSVNAIIISVALSSLVPRLDSPSNAFLVWPTLILTVLSVISIVLSVLSTRPNISKITVTKDMIKNKQTNILFFGNFYKMNLKDFEWGIDYLIENEDVLYNSLTKDLYYLGLVLERKYRLLRITYTVFMFGIIISALAFIISYYLFMIN; this comes from the coding sequence GTGGAAAACATCATATTACAAGCAGAAAACTTTGTGTTGCAATTATTTGAAACAAAATTGTCAGCAAATAATTTCTATCATAACATTGACCATACCAAGCGAGTTGTAAAGCGAATTACTCAACTTGCAGAATGGGAAGGCTGTAATGAAAGAGAAAAAGAAATTTTGGAGCTTACAGCTTGGTTTCACGATACAGGTTATGTTGTAACAAATGATGGACATGAAGAAGAAAGTGCAAAGATAGCGGAAGAGTTTTTAACCTCAAATCAATTTTCACTTAGTGATATTGCGCTTGTAAAAAAATTAATCTTTGTAACCAAAAAAGGAGCTGTACCCATTACCAAATTGGAAAAAATAGCTAAAGATGCTGATTGTAGTCATTTAGCTTCCGATGATTATTTTGAAATTTCTAACTTATTAAAAAAAGAAATAGTATTAAAAAATAACACTCCTATTTTAGATTTAGATTGGTTGGAAGCTAATAAAGAGTTTTTTGAAAACCAACAGTTTTATACACAATCGGCATTACTTAAATGGCAACCTTACAAAGAACTTAATGCTCGCGAACTTGATGCTAAAATTCTAAAAATAAAGACCAAGCAGCAGGTTAAGTTAAATAATAAAAGAACAGGGAGAGGAGTGGAGACCATGTTTCGCACTACGCTCAAAAATCATATAGAATTGAGTGCAATAGCAGACACCAAAGCTAATATTTTACTTTCTGTTAACGCCATTATCATTTCGGTTGCATTATCTAGTTTGGTGCCAAGGTTAGATAGCCCATCTAATGCATTTTTAGTTTGGCCCACTTTAATATTAACCGTTTTAAGTGTTATTTCCATTGTTTTATCAGTGCTTTCTACGCGTCCAAATATTTCAAAAATTACAGTAACCAAAGACATGATTAAAAATAAACAGACCAATATTTTATTTTTTGGTAACTTTTATAAAATGAATTTGAAAGATTTTGAATGGGGTATCGACTATTTAATAGAAAATGAAGATGTATTATATAATTCACTTACTAAAGATTTATATTATTTAGGTCTTGTTTTAGAACGAAAATATAGACTATTACGAATAACTTACACGGTGTTCATGTTTGGAATAATAATTTCAGCTTTGGCCTTTATTATTAGTTATTATTTATTCATGATAAATTAA
- a CDS encoding pirin family protein codes for MKIRTIEKITKPGTPHFVGDGFRVHNFIPGTSTMKRMDPFIMMDYNSKYNFPATEKPKGVGVHPHRGFETVTIAYKGRVEHGDSAGGGGVIGEGDVQWMTAASGVLHKEFHETEWSKTGGEFQMVQLWVNLPAKDKMSSPKYQAISHSEMTKIALPNQSGEIEVIAGEYDGYKGPASTFTPINMYNVRLKKGNKTELNFPKHYTTALLIIEGEAKLNSEYNAPEDHFVMFSNDGESFTMEALQDTVILVLSGKPINEPIVAHGPFVMNTQEEIMEAFQDYNSGKFGYLED; via the coding sequence ATGAAAATAAGAACTATAGAAAAAATAACAAAACCAGGAACACCACATTTTGTTGGAGATGGTTTTAGGGTTCATAATTTTATTCCAGGAACATCAACCATGAAGCGTATGGATCCGTTCATTATGATGGATTATAATTCAAAGTACAATTTTCCGGCAACAGAAAAACCAAAAGGTGTAGGTGTACATCCGCACCGTGGTTTTGAAACAGTAACGATTGCTTATAAAGGTCGTGTTGAACATGGTGATAGTGCTGGAGGTGGTGGTGTTATTGGTGAAGGAGATGTGCAATGGATGACTGCTGCTTCTGGGGTGCTACACAAAGAGTTTCATGAAACCGAATGGAGTAAAACGGGAGGAGAATTTCAAATGGTGCAATTATGGGTTAATTTACCAGCAAAAGATAAGATGAGCTCACCAAAATATCAAGCTATTTCCCATTCTGAAATGACCAAAATAGCATTGCCTAATCAATCAGGAGAAATAGAAGTAATTGCAGGAGAATATGATGGTTACAAAGGGCCTGCATCTACATTTACGCCTATCAATATGTATAATGTTAGATTAAAAAAAGGTAATAAAACTGAATTGAATTTTCCTAAGCATTATACAACAGCGTTATTAATAATAGAAGGAGAAGCTAAACTAAATAGTGAGTATAATGCACCAGAAGATCATTTTGTAATGTTTAGTAATGATGGGGAGTCTTTTACTATGGAAGCATTACAAGATACTGTTATTTTGGTACTAAGTGGCAAACCTATAAATGAACCCATTGTGGCTCATGGCCCCTTTGTAATGAATACTCAAGAAGAAATCATGGAAGCTTTTCAAGATTACAATAGTGGTAAATTTGGTTATTTAGAAGATTAA
- a CDS encoding Crp/Fnr family transcriptional regulator, whose amino-acid sequence MYLTLNLIYLYPMITVSNFKKHLIDKGGLTNEEFTQIEYLIKTKKVAKGQFLLKQGDICSHFFFVEQGLLRFYALNEEGKENILQFATETWLVSDRGSFFFKEPSTYYIDAAENSIVVIIDEEFIDQVSRINPDFRKRNEQLLHNHIRHLYKRVSLLLGASARVRYLDFIAMYPDVLLRVPQWMIASYLGITPESLSRVRKALAKENFNPNN is encoded by the coding sequence ATGTACTTAACTTTAAATTTAATTTATCTTTATCCTATGATTACTGTATCTAATTTTAAAAAGCATCTTATTGATAAAGGAGGGTTAACTAATGAGGAGTTTACTCAAATAGAATATTTAATTAAAACAAAAAAAGTTGCAAAAGGTCAGTTTTTACTAAAACAGGGAGATATTTGCTCTCATTTCTTTTTTGTAGAACAAGGTTTATTGCGTTTTTATGCCTTAAATGAAGAAGGTAAAGAAAACATTTTACAATTTGCAACTGAAACTTGGCTTGTAAGCGATAGAGGAAGCTTTTTTTTTAAAGAACCTTCTACTTACTATATTGATGCTGCTGAAAATTCTATAGTTGTTATTATTGATGAAGAATTTATAGATCAAGTGTCAAGAATAAATCCTGATTTTAGAAAGCGAAACGAACAATTGCTTCATAACCATATCAGACATTTATATAAGCGGGTTAGCTTATTATTAGGTGCTTCTGCCAGAGTGAGGTATCTGGATTTTATTGCTATGTATCCTGATGTTTTATTGCGTGTACCCCAATGGATGATTGCTTCCTATTTAGGAATTACACCAGAAAGTTTAAGCCGTGTTAGAAAAGCACTTGCAAAAGAAAATTTCAATCCTAATAATTAA
- a CDS encoding SDR family oxidoreductase has protein sequence MKLKNKVIIVTGSSRGIGKEIAILLAKNGAKVVVNHSNSEAEAKATVNTIEKNDGIAFSFKADVSKKSEVTQLFNETLNRFGKIDVLINNAGVMISKELKDNSQEDFTKQFDINVRGIFNTLQEAHSKLADNGIIINVSSSTAKLMFPTYALYSASKAAVEQITRVFSKEIGRGISVNAIAPGATETELFLEGKSVEFINKLKGMNAFNRLAKPIDIAKVVLFLASDDSKWISGQVIGANGALV, from the coding sequence ATGAAATTAAAAAACAAAGTTATAATAGTCACAGGCTCTTCAAGAGGTATAGGTAAGGAAATTGCAATATTATTAGCTAAAAATGGTGCTAAAGTTGTTGTTAATCATTCAAATAGTGAGGCAGAAGCAAAAGCAACAGTTAATACTATAGAAAAAAATGACGGCATTGCATTTTCATTCAAAGCAGATGTTAGTAAAAAAAGTGAAGTAACTCAATTATTTAATGAAACTTTAAACCGTTTTGGAAAAATAGATGTTTTAATTAACAATGCTGGAGTTATGATTTCTAAAGAACTAAAAGATAATTCTCAAGAAGATTTCACCAAACAGTTTGATATTAATGTAAGAGGTATTTTCAATACATTACAAGAGGCACACAGTAAACTAGCAGATAACGGAATAATTATAAATGTATCTTCAAGCACCGCCAAACTAATGTTTCCAACTTATGCACTCTATTCTGCTTCTAAAGCTGCAGTGGAACAAATAACACGAGTGTTTTCTAAAGAAATTGGCAGAGGAATATCAGTAAATGCTATTGCTCCTGGTGCTACAGAAACAGAACTCTTTTTAGAAGGCAAATCTGTTGAATTTATAAATAAACTAAAGGGGATGAATGCTTTTAATAGACTTGCTAAACCTATTGACATTGCCAAAGTTGTATTGTTTTTAGCTAGTGATGATTCTAAATGGATATCTGGCCAAGTCATTGGTGCAAATGGTGCACTGGTTTAA